The proteins below come from a single Oscillospiraceae bacterium genomic window:
- a CDS encoding single-stranded DNA-binding protein, translated as MADLNKVILIGRLTADPELRHTASNLPVTSFSIAINRRFQRDSEQRAADFINIVAWRNNAEFVSKYFRKGQSILVIGSLQSRSYEDKEGKKRTAFEVVADEIQFAEPKRDGASSSGTEMTFSGTAPADDFQQIADDDDLPF; from the coding sequence ATGGCTGATTTAAACAAAGTAATTTTAATAGGCAGGCTTACGGCAGATCCGGAGCTTCGTCACACTGCGTCAAATTTGCCCGTTACATCCTTTTCAATTGCTATTAACAGGCGTTTTCAAAGGGACAGCGAGCAAAGAGCAGCTGATTTTATAAATATAGTTGCATGGCGTAATAACGCAGAATTTGTTTCTAAATACTTCAGAAAAGGTCAGTCCATACTTGTAATCGGTTCGCTTCAATCCCGTTCCTATGAGGATAAGGAAGGTAAGAAGCGCACTGCGTTTGAAGTTGTGGCAGATGAAATTCAGTTTGCCGAGCCTAAAAGAGACGGAGCATCATCTTCCGGTACCGAAATGACTTTTTCGGGTACTGCGCCTGCTGACGATTTTCAGCAGATAGCAGACGATGATGATTTGCCTTTTTAA